In Nocardioides sp. InS609-2, a single genomic region encodes these proteins:
- the phoU gene encoding phosphate signaling complex protein PhoU gives MRDAFHDQLDGIFEDLAAIGRLVETAVERATRALLTADAGLAEQVISADVDIDRARERVEDDAFQMLSLQAPVAGDLRIVVAALRMVTELERMGDLSVHVAKIARLRVPNIAVPEQIRPSIERMAEVAEAMVRRTTAIIALRDVDAALDLHKDDEEIDRLRRDSFVTLLADDWSHGVEAAVDAALLGRYYERIADHAVSIANRVVFVVTGKAPQDIDA, from the coding sequence ATGCGTGATGCCTTCCATGACCAGCTCGACGGAATCTTCGAGGACCTCGCCGCCATCGGCCGACTCGTCGAGACCGCGGTCGAGCGAGCGACCCGTGCCCTACTCACCGCCGACGCCGGCCTGGCCGAACAGGTCATCTCTGCCGACGTCGACATCGACCGCGCTCGCGAGCGCGTGGAGGACGACGCGTTCCAGATGCTGTCCCTCCAGGCGCCGGTCGCCGGCGACCTCCGGATCGTGGTCGCCGCGCTGCGGATGGTGACCGAGCTGGAGCGGATGGGCGACCTCTCGGTGCACGTCGCCAAGATCGCCCGGCTCCGGGTGCCCAACATCGCCGTACCCGAGCAGATCCGGCCCAGCATCGAGCGGATGGCCGAGGTCGCCGAGGCGATGGTGCGCCGGACCACCGCGATCATCGCCCTGCGCGACGTCGACGCGGCGCTCGACCTCCACAAGGACGACGAGGAGATCGACCGGCTGCGCCGCGACAGCTTCGTGACGCTGCTGGCCGACGACTGGTCACACGGTGTCGAGGCGGCCGTCGACGCCGCCCTGCTGGGCCGTTACTACGAGCGGATCGCCGACCACGCGGTGTCGATCGCCAACCGGGTGGTGTTCGTGGTCACCGGCAAGGCGCCGCAGGACATCGACGCGTAG
- a CDS encoding ATP-binding protein, with protein MDPTTQASLAAVIGVVVGAVSVLAWHISDRQQHQLATPEEPAVPAGVATVLSVLRSSAVVVDESDVVLKASAPAYAFGLVRGNELVIEELAEVVRQVRRDGQIRETELSLTRNHAAPRMVTARVAPLGSRLVLALVEDRTRERRVEAVRRDFVANVSHELKTPVGAIRLLSEAVADASEDPEAVKRFAGRMLTESDRLTRLVQQIIELSRLQGDDPLEMPVRVKIDEVIAIAVDTSAIEARAKHINLITGGDSGLQVYGSDEQITAAVSNLVANAVAYSGQGSSVVVTTRGTETSVEVSVIDQGIGIPSGEIDRIFERFYRVDPARHRSTGGTGLGLSIVKHVAATHGGDVSVWSVEGQGSTFTLSLPRSTTTHTTDHTKHSTQEVRR; from the coding sequence GTGGATCCGACGACCCAGGCCTCCCTGGCCGCCGTCATCGGCGTGGTCGTCGGTGCGGTCTCCGTGCTCGCCTGGCACATCAGCGACCGCCAGCAGCACCAGCTGGCGACGCCCGAGGAGCCCGCCGTGCCGGCGGGTGTGGCGACGGTGCTCTCCGTGCTGCGCAGCAGCGCGGTCGTCGTCGACGAGAGTGACGTCGTGCTCAAGGCCTCCGCGCCGGCGTACGCGTTCGGGCTCGTGCGCGGCAACGAGCTGGTCATCGAGGAGCTTGCCGAGGTCGTGCGCCAGGTGCGCCGCGACGGGCAGATCCGCGAGACAGAGCTGTCCCTCACCCGCAACCACGCCGCCCCGCGGATGGTCACCGCCCGGGTCGCGCCGCTGGGGTCCCGGCTGGTGCTGGCGCTGGTCGAGGACCGCACCCGCGAGCGCCGGGTCGAGGCCGTACGACGCGACTTCGTCGCCAACGTCAGCCACGAGCTGAAGACCCCGGTCGGCGCGATCCGGCTGCTGTCCGAGGCCGTCGCCGACGCGTCGGAGGACCCCGAGGCCGTCAAGCGCTTCGCCGGCCGGATGCTGACCGAGAGCGACCGGCTGACCAGGCTCGTGCAGCAGATCATCGAGCTGTCGCGGCTGCAGGGTGACGACCCGCTCGAGATGCCGGTGCGCGTCAAGATCGACGAGGTGATCGCGATCGCCGTCGACACCAGCGCCATCGAGGCGCGGGCCAAGCACATCAACCTGATCACCGGCGGAGACAGCGGCCTGCAGGTCTACGGCAGCGACGAGCAGATCACCGCCGCCGTCAGCAACCTGGTCGCCAACGCCGTCGCCTACTCGGGCCAGGGCTCGAGCGTCGTCGTGACGACACGCGGAACCGAGACGAGCGTCGAGGTCTCGGTGATCGACCAGGGCATCGGCATCCCGTCGGGAGAGATCGACCGGATCTTCGAGCGGTTCTACCGGGTCGACCCGGCGCGCCACCGCTCCACCGGCGGCACGGGCCTCGGCCTCTCGATCGTCAAGCACGTCGCGGCCACGCACGGTGGCGACGTCAGCGTGTGGTCCGTCGAGGGCCAGGGGTCGACGTTCACCCTGAGCCTGCCGCGCAGCACCACCACGCACACCACCGACCACACCAAGCACAGCACCCAGGAGGTACGCCGGTGA
- a CDS encoding response regulator transcription factor gives MTRVLVVEDEESYSDALAYMLRKEGFEVAIAADGHAALSEFDRNGADIVLLDLMLPGIPGTEVCRQIRATSSVPVIMVSAKDDEVDKVVGLELGADDYVTKPYSPRELVARIRAVLRRGHEPDLLPDTLEAGPVRMDVERHVVTVGGTEQRLPLKEFELLEMLLRNPGRVLTRGQLIDRVWGSDYVGDTKTLDVHVKRLRAKLEPDPSEPKYLVTVRGLGYKLDL, from the coding sequence GTGACCCGGGTACTCGTTGTCGAGGACGAAGAGAGCTACAGCGACGCTCTTGCCTACATGTTGCGCAAGGAGGGTTTCGAGGTCGCGATCGCGGCCGACGGCCACGCGGCGCTCAGCGAGTTCGACCGCAACGGCGCCGACATCGTGCTCCTCGACCTGATGCTGCCCGGGATCCCCGGCACCGAGGTGTGCCGCCAGATCCGGGCCACCTCGAGCGTCCCGGTGATCATGGTGTCGGCCAAGGACGACGAGGTGGACAAGGTGGTCGGGCTCGAGCTGGGCGCCGACGACTACGTCACCAAGCCGTACTCGCCGCGCGAGCTCGTGGCCCGGATCCGCGCCGTACTCCGGCGGGGGCACGAGCCCGACCTGCTGCCCGACACGCTCGAGGCCGGTCCGGTGCGGATGGACGTCGAGCGGCACGTCGTGACCGTCGGCGGGACCGAGCAACGGCTGCCGCTCAAGGAGTTCGAGCTGCTCGAGATGCTGCTGCGCAACCCCGGCCGGGTGCTGACGCGCGGGCAGCTGATCGACCGGGTGTGGGGCTCCGACTACGTCGGCGACACCAAGACCCTCGACGTGCACGTCAAGCGGCTGCGCGCCAAGCTCGAGCCCGATCCGTCGGAGCCGAAGTACCTCGTCACCGTGCGCGGGCTCGGCTACAAGCTCGACCTCTGA
- a CDS encoding DMT family transporter gives MAFTLLMWASAFVAIRHLGRDVPPGALSLGRLLVAVVALGVMLQFQRNRRWPTRREWPLIVLGGATWIGIYNLTLNEAERRIDAGTAALIVQIGPILVALLATFFLGERLTRWLLAGLAVGFAGVVVIGRVSSTGGNGDLLGVVLAVVAALTFAVGVITQKKLLGAMSALEMTFWYYVVGAVVCLPWAGELVEVAGETSVANLGWIVFLGVFPSAIAFTTWAYALSHSDAGKFAMTTFLVPFITTLIAWLALGEVPAALAFGGGALCIIGVLLTRRTTRPVAQVPECPGPVETRP, from the coding sequence GTGGCGTTCACGCTGCTGATGTGGGCCTCGGCGTTCGTCGCGATCCGGCATCTGGGCCGTGACGTGCCGCCCGGAGCCCTCTCGCTGGGACGGTTGCTCGTGGCTGTGGTCGCGCTGGGCGTGATGCTGCAGTTCCAGCGCAACCGGCGCTGGCCGACCCGACGCGAGTGGCCTCTGATCGTCCTGGGCGGGGCGACGTGGATCGGCATCTACAACCTCACCCTCAACGAGGCCGAGCGTCGCATCGACGCCGGCACCGCCGCCCTAATCGTGCAGATCGGGCCGATCCTGGTGGCCCTGCTGGCCACGTTCTTCCTCGGCGAGCGACTGACCCGCTGGCTGCTGGCCGGCCTGGCCGTCGGCTTCGCCGGCGTCGTAGTGATCGGCCGGGTCTCCTCCACCGGTGGCAACGGCGACCTGCTCGGTGTTGTGCTCGCGGTCGTCGCGGCGCTGACGTTCGCCGTCGGCGTGATCACCCAGAAGAAGCTGCTGGGGGCGATGAGCGCCCTCGAGATGACCTTCTGGTACTACGTCGTGGGTGCCGTCGTGTGCCTGCCGTGGGCCGGCGAGCTGGTGGAGGTCGCCGGCGAGACCAGCGTCGCCAACCTGGGCTGGATCGTCTTCCTGGGCGTCTTCCCCTCCGCGATCGCGTTCACCACGTGGGCCTACGCGCTCTCCCACTCCGACGCCGGCAAGTTCGCGATGACCACGTTCCTGGTCCCGTTCATCACCACGCTGATCGCCTGGCTGGCCCTCGGCGAGGTGCCCGCCGCCCTGGCGTTCGGTGGCGGCGCGCTCTGCATCATCGGGGTGCTGCTGACGCGCCGTACGACCAGGCCCGTGGCGCAGGTGCCCGAATGCCCCGGCCCGGTCGAAACTCGGCCATGA
- a CDS encoding DUF1304 domain-containing protein — protein MQILANVLIGLVAALHAYFLVLEMFLWNTPTGHKAFGLKPEFAEESKSLAANQGLYNGFLVAGLVWGLVDDRFDVKVFFLVCVVVAGLYGAATVSRRILLIQALPAALALLALVISR, from the coding sequence ATGCAGATCCTCGCGAACGTTCTGATCGGGCTGGTCGCTGCGCTGCACGCGTACTTCCTCGTGCTCGAGATGTTCCTCTGGAACACGCCCACCGGGCACAAGGCCTTCGGGCTGAAGCCCGAGTTCGCCGAGGAGTCCAAGTCGCTGGCCGCCAACCAGGGCCTCTACAACGGCTTCCTGGTCGCCGGCCTGGTCTGGGGCCTGGTCGACGACCGGTTCGATGTGAAGGTCTTCTTCCTCGTCTGTGTCGTCGTCGCCGGCCTGTACGGCGCGGCCACCGTGAGCCGCCGCATCCTGCTCATCCAGGCGCTTCCCGCAGCGCTGGCCCTGCTGGCGTTGGTGATCAGCCGCTGA
- a CDS encoding GNAT family N-acetyltransferase, whose product MDWPFFDLRLTCGAVTLRPVTDTDVPELADLFPDDAEQDPHAERLVGLAPAADRRRLLVQGIWRDRGSWSPRSWCLDLAVEVDGQLVGLQSLEGEDFPRLRTVDTGSWLAVPARGRRTAVAMRTSVLGLGFDHLGAEAAVSSARFDNVASLAVSRRLGYVDNGVSRTDSPSGVVEVQHLRLARKTWEAVRHSVTVTGLEPCLPWFGLSG is encoded by the coding sequence GTGGACTGGCCCTTCTTCGACCTACGTCTGACATGTGGCGCCGTCACGTTGCGTCCTGTGACAGATACCGACGTGCCGGAGCTGGCCGATCTGTTCCCGGACGACGCTGAGCAGGACCCGCACGCGGAGCGACTCGTCGGTCTGGCCCCAGCCGCCGACCGTCGTCGCTTGCTGGTGCAGGGCATCTGGCGCGATCGCGGCTCCTGGTCGCCGAGGTCGTGGTGCCTCGACTTGGCGGTGGAGGTAGACGGTCAGCTGGTCGGCCTGCAGTCTCTGGAGGGAGAGGACTTCCCGAGGTTGCGGACCGTCGACACCGGATCCTGGCTGGCCGTCCCGGCGCGTGGCCGTCGTACGGCCGTGGCCATGCGGACCTCGGTCCTGGGTCTCGGCTTCGACCACCTCGGTGCGGAAGCGGCGGTGTCGTCGGCACGGTTCGACAACGTGGCGTCATTGGCGGTGTCGCGACGGCTGGGTTACGTCGACAACGGGGTCAGCCGAACCGATTCGCCCAGCGGCGTGGTCGAAGTGCAGCACCTGAGACTTGCTCGCAAGACCTGGGAGGCGGTCCGCCACAGCGTGACTGTGACCGGTCTGGAGCCGTGCCTGCCGTGGTTCGGCCTCAGCGGCTGA
- a CDS encoding YbjN domain-containing protein, giving the protein MTADVVRDFLSAEEIEFTEASPGSFSLTLPGERKLQTAVRLDVGPHALGVHAFVCRNPDENHARVYRWLLERNLKMYAVAFAVDHLGDIYLDARLPLSMVNPEELDRLLGSVLAHADESFNAILELGFASSIRKEWEWRLSRGESTKNLEAFTALRPSDGPSA; this is encoded by the coding sequence ATGACCGCAGACGTGGTGCGCGACTTCCTGAGCGCCGAGGAGATCGAGTTCACCGAGGCCTCGCCCGGCTCCTTCTCGCTGACCCTGCCCGGCGAGCGCAAGCTCCAGACCGCGGTGCGCCTTGACGTCGGCCCCCACGCCCTCGGCGTACACGCGTTCGTCTGTCGCAACCCCGACGAGAACCACGCCCGCGTCTACCGCTGGCTGCTCGAGCGCAACCTCAAGATGTACGCAGTGGCGTTCGCCGTCGACCACCTCGGTGACATCTACCTCGACGCGCGGCTGCCGTTGTCGATGGTGAACCCCGAGGAGCTCGACCGGCTGCTGGGCTCGGTGCTGGCGCACGCCGACGAGTCGTTCAACGCGATCCTCGAGCTCGGCTTCGCCTCCTCCATCCGCAAGGAGTGGGAGTGGCGGCTCTCGCGGGGCGAGTCGACGAAGAATCTCGAGGCGTTCACCGCGCTGCGGCCCTCGGACGGGCCGTCCGCCTAG
- the mshA gene encoding D-inositol-3-phosphate glycosyltransferase, giving the protein MISLHTSPLDQPGTGDAGGMNVYVIELSKRLAAQGIAVDIFTRATSSTLAQVVEASDGVLVRHINAGPFEGLTKAELPGQLCVFAREVLRTEAAQPIGHYDAVHSHYWLSGQVGALARDRWGVPLVHSMHTMAKVKNAALAEGDSPEPLARVIGEEQVVEAADMLIANTDIEARQLVDLYDAVPDRVEIVHPGVDLSVFRRRDQAEARRMVGLPEDAHVLLFAGRIQPLKAPDVLLRAVAVLLDEDPALRSGLVVPIVGGPSGSGLEHPESLAQLSAELGLDDVVRFVPPVAQTELATWCAAATLVAVPSYNESFGLVAAEAQATGTPVVAAAVGGLTTVVADGRSGLLVDSHEPRDWAAALGSIIRDDDLRARLSAGAVEQARLFAWERTAERTLEIYKRAASLMRLEASA; this is encoded by the coding sequence ATGATCAGCCTCCACACCTCCCCGCTCGACCAGCCGGGCACTGGCGACGCCGGCGGCATGAACGTCTACGTCATCGAGCTGTCCAAGCGTCTCGCCGCCCAGGGCATCGCGGTCGACATCTTCACGCGCGCGACGTCCTCGACGCTGGCGCAGGTCGTCGAGGCCTCCGACGGCGTGCTGGTGCGGCACATCAACGCCGGCCCTTTCGAGGGGCTGACCAAGGCCGAGCTGCCGGGTCAGCTCTGTGTCTTCGCCCGCGAGGTGCTGCGCACCGAGGCGGCCCAGCCGATCGGCCACTACGACGCCGTCCACTCCCACTACTGGCTCTCCGGCCAGGTCGGCGCGCTGGCCCGCGATCGTTGGGGGGTGCCGCTCGTGCACTCGATGCACACCATGGCGAAGGTCAAGAACGCCGCGCTTGCCGAGGGTGACAGCCCCGAGCCCCTGGCCCGCGTCATCGGTGAGGAGCAGGTCGTCGAGGCCGCCGACATGCTCATCGCCAACACCGACATCGAGGCACGGCAGCTCGTCGACCTCTACGACGCGGTGCCCGACCGCGTCGAGATCGTGCACCCGGGTGTCGACCTGAGCGTCTTCCGGCGGCGCGACCAGGCGGAGGCCCGCCGGATGGTCGGCCTGCCCGAGGACGCTCACGTGCTGCTGTTCGCCGGCCGGATCCAGCCGCTCAAGGCCCCCGACGTACTCCTGCGCGCGGTCGCCGTGCTCCTCGACGAGGATCCTGCCCTGCGCTCGGGCCTGGTCGTGCCGATCGTCGGCGGCCCCTCCGGCAGCGGCCTCGAGCACCCCGAGTCGCTCGCTCAGCTCTCTGCGGAGCTCGGCCTCGACGACGTGGTCCGGTTCGTGCCGCCGGTCGCACAGACCGAGCTGGCCACGTGGTGCGCGGCCGCCACTCTGGTCGCCGTGCCGTCGTACAACGAGTCGTTCGGGCTGGTCGCCGCCGAGGCCCAGGCCACCGGCACCCCGGTCGTCGCGGCCGCTGTCGGGGGACTCACCACCGTGGTCGCCGACGGTCGCAGCGGACTGCTGGTCGACAGCCACGAGCCCCGCGACTGGGCGGCCGCCCTCGGCTCGATCATCCGCGACGACGACCTGCGCGCCCGGCTCTCCGCCGGCGCCGTCGAGCAGGCCCGGCTCTTCGCCTGGGAACGCACCGCCGAGCGCACGCTCGAGATCTACAAGCGGGCAGCGTCGCTGATGCGCCTGGAGGCCAGCGCATGA
- a CDS encoding ribonuclease HI family protein, producing MTITAAADGSALGNPGPAGWGWYSDDDHWACGGWSNGTNNMGELMAVLDLLQQTAHLDDELHIICDSTYVINSITKWMPGWKRRGWKKGDGKPVMNIDLMKALDEAMKGRRVVFEWVKGHAGHPLNEEADRLANAAATAWKSGAAPDPGPGFAGAQVAHPAAMPGQIDEEPDLFADLESADPVETPEQTVIALERSLLTDQVRADAVSVAALLHPLWQEIGKSGRLWSRDEILAEIGPIGLISLEVVDVQRLSDDVILLLWRSHTDEASALRSSLWVRESGRWVQRFHQGTHTAD from the coding sequence GTGACGATCACTGCAGCCGCTGACGGCTCCGCCCTGGGCAACCCCGGACCGGCCGGTTGGGGCTGGTACTCCGACGACGATCACTGGGCGTGCGGCGGCTGGTCCAACGGCACCAACAACATGGGCGAGCTGATGGCTGTGCTCGACCTGCTGCAGCAGACCGCGCACCTCGACGACGAGCTGCACATCATCTGCGACAGCACCTACGTCATCAACTCGATCACCAAGTGGATGCCCGGCTGGAAGCGGCGCGGCTGGAAGAAGGGCGACGGCAAGCCCGTCATGAACATCGACCTGATGAAGGCGCTCGACGAGGCCATGAAGGGTCGTCGCGTCGTCTTCGAGTGGGTCAAGGGGCATGCCGGCCACCCGCTCAACGAGGAGGCCGACCGGCTCGCCAACGCTGCGGCCACCGCGTGGAAGTCCGGGGCCGCGCCGGATCCCGGTCCGGGTTTCGCTGGCGCCCAGGTCGCCCACCCGGCCGCCATGCCGGGTCAGATCGACGAGGAGCCCGACCTCTTTGCCGACCTCGAGAGCGCCGATCCGGTCGAGACGCCCGAGCAGACCGTGATCGCCCTCGAACGCTCACTGCTGACCGACCAGGTCCGCGCCGACGCGGTGTCGGTCGCGGCCCTGCTGCACCCGCTCTGGCAGGAGATCGGCAAGTCCGGGAGGCTGTGGAGCCGAGACGAGATCCTCGCCGAGATCGGGCCGATCGGGCTGATCAGCCTCGAGGTGGTCGACGTGCAACGGCTGTCCGACGACGTGATCCTGCTCCTGTGGCGCAGTCACACCGACGAGGCGAGCGCGCTGCGTTCGTCGTTGTGGGTCCGCGAGTCCGGCCGCTGGGTGCAGCGGTTCCACCAGGGCACGCACACCGCCGACTGA